Proteins encoded within one genomic window of Streptomyces taklimakanensis:
- a CDS encoding WhiB family transcriptional regulator, translated as MLQTPHQSPQAAVVPAQRTSSREQAGPWHSEAVCRRDEAGLFFAPSKEPTAARLSREQAAKRVCARCPVLVECREHALLQPEPYGVWGGLTAAERRVMLARRRRHDAEVGQSAQVSRIA; from the coding sequence GTGCTGCAAACGCCGCATCAGTCTCCGCAGGCCGCCGTTGTCCCCGCCCAGCGCACGTCCTCGCGCGAGCAAGCCGGGCCGTGGCACTCGGAGGCGGTCTGCCGGAGGGACGAGGCCGGATTGTTCTTCGCCCCCTCCAAGGAACCGACGGCGGCCCGCCTCTCCCGGGAGCAGGCGGCCAAGCGGGTGTGCGCGCGCTGCCCGGTGCTGGTCGAGTGCCGCGAGCACGCCCTGCTCCAGCCCGAGCCGTACGGCGTGTGGGGCGGCCTCACCGCGGCCGAGCGCCGGGTGATGCTCGCCCGTCGGCGCCGCCACGACGCCGAGGTGGGGCAGTCCGCCCAGGTGTCCCGCATCGCCTGA
- a CDS encoding alkyl hydroperoxide reductase — MALDDLKSALPDYAKDLKLNLGSVIGNSDLPQQQLWGTVLACAIASRSPKVLTELEPEAKANLSPEAYTAAKAAAAIMAMNNVFYRTRHLLSDPEYGTLRAGLRMNVIGNPGVDKTDFELWSLAVSAINGCGQCLDSHEQVLRKAGVDRETIQEAFKIAAVVQAVGTVLDAEDSLADPAPTGV, encoded by the coding sequence ATGGCACTCGACGACCTGAAGTCGGCGCTGCCCGACTACGCCAAGGACCTCAAGCTCAACCTCGGCTCGGTGATAGGCAACTCCGACCTGCCCCAGCAGCAGCTCTGGGGCACGGTGCTGGCCTGCGCCATCGCCTCGCGCTCGCCGAAGGTGCTCACCGAGCTGGAGCCCGAGGCGAAGGCCAACCTCTCCCCCGAGGCGTACACCGCGGCCAAGGCCGCCGCCGCCATCATGGCGATGAACAACGTCTTCTACCGGACGCGGCACCTGCTGTCCGACCCGGAGTACGGCACCCTGCGCGCGGGCCTGCGGATGAACGTCATCGGCAACCCGGGCGTGGACAAGACCGACTTCGAGCTCTGGTCGCTGGCCGTCTCCGCGATCAACGGCTGCGGGCAGTGCCTGGACTCCCACGAGCAGGTGCTCCGCAAGGCCGGTGTGGACCGCGAGACGATCCAGGAGGCGTTCAAGATCGCCGCTGTCGTCCAGGCCGTCGGCACCGTCCTGGACGCCGAGGACTCCCTGGCCGACCCGGCGCCGACCGGCGTCTGA
- a CDS encoding SpoIIE family protein phosphatase, whose amino-acid sequence METQRVTEYPTSPQPAARSTGGGARTAASVAGRADAAHAPLPDPPGGSGATAPQGAPRRVPAPTNAPVSGAAGHPDPGGGGGHARSTGGDEPVGRSRPEVPGERAGADHDTAPGTAPDTAPGTVPGAAEHPGGDEIAERERRGGDRLRFVGAATRRIARGVDLDETVLGLCRASVPAFTDAILVYLRDPLPVGDERPTGPAVLRLRRTDRLPDHALEAPAASPDLEASDTGEFPLPLLSVSPEGGGGGAAELIEVRGGGPLAEVLRGVRPVFGDASTAREALPELLGPGHDAPVGRRAILAPMRGRRRVIGAAVFLRRPERSAFEPDDLLVAAQLATHTALGVDKAVLYGREAYIADELQRTMLPDELPQPTGVTLASRYLPAAETARVGGDWYDAIPLPGGRVALVVGDVMGHSMTSAAIMGQLRTTAQTLAGLDLPPQEVLHHLDEQAQRLGSDRMATCMYAVYDPVAHRIVVANAGHPPPVMLHRDGRAEVLHVPAGAPIGVGGVDFEAVELPAPAGATLLLYTDGLVESRHRDVWTGIERLREKLTETAGLTRPDTPPPLEPLCDEVLDILGPGDRDDDIALLAARFDGIPPSDVAYWYLDPRAQTARQARRLARRALERWGLEELSDSVELLVSEVVTNAVRYAERPITLRLLRTDVLRCEVGDDVPQLPRLRQARATDEGGRGLYLVNRLARRWGATRLSTGKVVWFEFSMP is encoded by the coding sequence ATGGAAACCCAACGCGTGACGGAGTATCCGACATCCCCACAGCCCGCTGCCCGGTCCACGGGCGGCGGTGCCCGCACGGCCGCGTCCGTGGCCGGCCGTGCCGACGCCGCGCACGCCCCACTGCCCGATCCGCCCGGCGGGTCGGGCGCGACGGCTCCCCAGGGGGCCCCTCGCCGTGTTCCCGCCCCGACGAACGCGCCCGTGTCCGGGGCGGCGGGCCACCCCGACCCCGGCGGAGGCGGCGGACACGCCCGGTCCACCGGTGGTGACGAGCCGGTGGGTCGGAGCCGCCCCGAGGTGCCGGGCGAGCGGGCCGGCGCGGACCACGACACCGCGCCCGGCACCGCCCCGGACACCGCGCCCGGCACGGTGCCCGGGGCGGCCGAGCACCCCGGCGGGGACGAGATCGCCGAACGGGAACGGCGCGGCGGCGACCGACTGCGCTTCGTGGGAGCGGCCACCCGGCGGATCGCCCGCGGCGTCGACCTGGACGAGACCGTCCTCGGGCTGTGCCGGGCGAGCGTCCCGGCGTTCACGGACGCGATCCTGGTCTATCTGCGTGATCCGCTGCCGGTCGGGGACGAACGCCCCACCGGTCCGGCCGTGCTGCGGCTGCGCCGCACCGACCGGCTGCCCGACCACGCCCTGGAGGCGCCCGCCGCGTCGCCGGACCTGGAGGCGTCCGACACCGGGGAGTTCCCGCTGCCGCTGCTGTCCGTCTCGCCGGAGGGCGGCGGGGGCGGAGCGGCGGAGCTGATCGAGGTGCGCGGCGGCGGCCCGCTGGCCGAGGTGCTGCGCGGTGTGCGGCCGGTGTTCGGCGACGCGTCCACCGCCCGTGAGGCGCTGCCCGAGCTGTTGGGGCCCGGGCACGACGCCCCGGTGGGACGCCGGGCGATCCTCGCTCCGATGCGCGGGCGCCGCCGGGTGATCGGCGCGGCCGTGTTCCTGCGCCGCCCGGAGCGCTCCGCCTTCGAACCCGACGACCTGTTGGTCGCGGCGCAGTTGGCCACGCACACCGCGCTGGGCGTGGACAAGGCGGTGCTCTACGGCCGCGAGGCGTACATCGCCGACGAGCTCCAGCGCACCATGCTCCCCGACGAGCTGCCCCAGCCCACCGGGGTGACGCTGGCCAGCCGCTACCTCCCGGCGGCCGAGACCGCCCGGGTCGGCGGCGACTGGTACGACGCGATACCCCTGCCGGGCGGGCGGGTGGCGCTGGTCGTCGGAGACGTCATGGGCCACTCCATGACCTCCGCGGCGATCATGGGTCAGCTCCGCACCACCGCGCAGACCCTGGCCGGACTGGACCTGCCGCCGCAGGAGGTGCTGCACCACCTCGACGAGCAGGCGCAGCGGCTGGGCAGCGACCGGATGGCGACGTGCATGTACGCCGTCTACGATCCCGTCGCGCACCGGATCGTGGTGGCCAACGCGGGGCATCCGCCGCCGGTGATGCTGCACCGCGACGGCCGGGCGGAGGTGCTGCACGTCCCCGCCGGGGCGCCGATCGGCGTCGGGGGAGTGGACTTCGAGGCGGTGGAGCTGCCCGCTCCGGCGGGTGCCACGCTGCTGCTGTACACCGACGGCCTGGTGGAGTCCCGGCACCGCGACGTGTGGACCGGGATCGAGCGGTTGCGCGAGAAGCTGACCGAGACGGCCGGGCTGACCCGTCCCGACACCCCGCCGCCGCTGGAGCCGCTGTGCGACGAGGTGTTGGACATCCTCGGCCCCGGCGACCGGGACGACGACATCGCGCTGCTGGCGGCCCGGTTCGACGGCATCCCGCCCAGTGACGTCGCCTACTGGTACCTCGACCCCCGCGCCCAGACCGCGCGACAGGCGCGGCGGCTGGCGCGGCGGGCGCTGGAGCGCTGGGGCCTGGAGGAGCTGTCGGACTCGGTGGAGTTGCTGGTCAGCGAGGTGGTGACCAACGCCGTCCGCTACGCGGAGCGTCCCATCACGTTGCGGCTGCTCCGCACCGACGTGCTGCGCTGCGAGGTCGGGGACGATGTGCCGCAACTGCCCCGGCTGCGGCAGGCGAGGGCCACGGACGAGGGCGGCCGGGGGCTGTACCTGGTCAACCGCCTCGCCCGCCGTTGGGGCGCGACCCGGCTGAGCACGGGCAAGGTGGTGTGGTTCGAGTTCTCGATGCCCTGA
- a CDS encoding methyltransferase domain-containing protein, with protein sequence MSDTEGKQAYEGYDRATVDRFGQAEAFDAIGDRYDEVFPHKEGQLAAGAWLAGELPAGSRVLDVGCGTGVPTARRLVEAGHRVTGIDISPGMIELSRRNVPEAEFHVLDVAELERRDLGPFDGMTAFFALLMLPRREIPVALRALHGRLRPGGLLALGMVEADVDDYAIPFLGHTIRVSGYLREELRQVVGDAGFEILGEESFAYAPASTDVSPEIQIFLNCRRRP encoded by the coding sequence GTGAGTGACACGGAAGGCAAGCAGGCGTACGAGGGCTACGACCGGGCGACGGTCGATCGCTTCGGACAGGCCGAGGCGTTCGACGCGATCGGCGACCGCTACGACGAGGTCTTCCCGCACAAGGAGGGGCAGCTCGCCGCCGGTGCCTGGTTGGCGGGGGAGCTGCCGGCCGGGTCGCGGGTGCTGGACGTCGGCTGCGGGACCGGGGTCCCCACCGCGCGCCGGCTCGTCGAGGCCGGCCACCGGGTCACCGGCATCGACATCTCGCCCGGCATGATCGAACTCAGCCGGAGGAACGTCCCCGAAGCCGAGTTCCACGTGCTGGACGTCGCCGAGCTGGAACGGCGGGACCTGGGCCCCTTCGACGGCATGACCGCCTTCTTCGCGCTGCTGATGCTGCCGCGCCGGGAGATCCCCGTCGCCCTGCGCGCGCTGCACGGGCGGCTGCGGCCCGGCGGGCTGCTGGCCCTGGGCATGGTGGAGGCGGACGTGGACGACTACGCGATCCCGTTCCTGGGCCACACGATCCGGGTATCGGGCTACCTGCGGGAGGAACTGCGCCAGGTGGTGGGCGACGCGGGCTTCGAGATCCTCGGGGAGGAGTCGTTCGCGTACGCGCCGGCCAGCACGGACGTCTCTCCCGAGATCCAGATCTTCCTGAACTGCCGACGACGCCCCTAG
- a CDS encoding fumarate hydratase gives MPADPHPNTPVASGPAAPAAPVFAYTDLLPLGADETPYRLVTSEGVSTFEAGGRTFLKVEPEALRTLAAEAMHDISHYLRPAHLAQLRRILDDPEASPNDRFVALDLLKNANIAAAGVLPMCQDTGTAIVMGKRGQNVLTSGGDEEALSHGIHDAYTRLNLRYSQMAPLTMWEERNTGTNLPAQIELYATDGDAYKFLFMAKGGGSANKSFLYQETKAVLNEAAMMRFLEEKIRSLGTAACPPYHLAIVVGGTSAEYALKTAKYASAHYLDSLPTSGSPTGHGFRDTELEEKVFELTQKLGIGAQFGGKYFCHDVRVVRLPRHGASCPVAIAVSCSADRQALAKITSEGVFLERLEKDPARFLPDTTDADLDSEVVRVDLNRPMDEIRAELSKYPVKTRLSLTGPLVVARDIAHAKIKERLDAGEEMPRYLRDHAVYYAGPAKTPEGYASGSFGPTTAGRMDAYVEQFQAAGGSFVMLAKGNRSKQVTEACARHGGFYLGSIGGPAARLAQDCIRKVEVLEYEELGMEAVWRIEVEDFPAFIVVDDKGNDFFTDPGPAQPFVTSIPVRPGS, from the coding sequence ATGCCTGCCGACCCCCACCCGAACACCCCGGTCGCCTCCGGCCCCGCCGCCCCCGCCGCCCCGGTGTTCGCCTACACGGATCTGCTCCCCCTCGGCGCCGACGAGACGCCGTACCGCCTGGTCACCTCGGAGGGCGTCAGCACGTTCGAGGCCGGTGGGCGCACCTTCCTGAAGGTGGAGCCGGAGGCGCTGCGCACGCTCGCGGCCGAGGCGATGCACGACATCTCCCACTACCTGCGCCCCGCCCACCTGGCCCAGCTCCGCCGCATCCTGGACGACCCCGAGGCGTCCCCCAACGACCGCTTCGTCGCGCTGGACCTGCTGAAGAACGCCAACATCGCCGCCGCCGGTGTCCTGCCGATGTGCCAGGACACCGGCACCGCGATCGTGATGGGCAAGCGCGGTCAGAACGTGCTGACGTCCGGAGGCGACGAGGAGGCCCTCTCCCACGGCATCCACGACGCCTACACCAGGCTCAACCTGCGCTACTCCCAGATGGCCCCGCTGACCATGTGGGAGGAGCGGAACACCGGCACCAACCTCCCGGCCCAGATCGAGCTGTACGCCACCGACGGCGACGCCTACAAGTTCCTCTTCATGGCCAAGGGCGGCGGCAGCGCCAACAAGTCCTTCCTCTACCAGGAGACCAAGGCCGTCCTGAACGAGGCGGCCATGATGCGCTTCCTGGAGGAGAAGATCCGTTCGCTGGGCACGGCGGCCTGCCCCCCGTACCACCTGGCGATCGTCGTGGGCGGCACCTCGGCCGAGTACGCGCTCAAGACCGCCAAGTACGCCTCCGCGCACTACCTGGACTCCCTGCCCACCTCCGGCTCCCCGACCGGCCACGGCTTCCGCGACACGGAGCTGGAGGAGAAGGTCTTCGAGCTGACCCAGAAGCTCGGCATCGGCGCCCAGTTCGGCGGCAAGTACTTCTGCCACGACGTGCGCGTCGTCCGGCTGCCCCGCCACGGCGCCTCCTGCCCGGTGGCCATCGCCGTCTCCTGCTCCGCCGACCGCCAGGCCCTGGCGAAGATCACTTCCGAGGGCGTCTTCCTGGAGCGGTTGGAGAAGGACCCGGCACGCTTCCTGCCCGACACCACCGACGCCGACCTCGACTCCGAGGTGGTGCGCGTCGACCTCAACCGGCCGATGGACGAGATCCGCGCCGAGCTGTCCAAGTACCCGGTCAAGACCCGTCTGTCCCTGACCGGCCCGCTGGTCGTCGCCCGCGACATCGCCCACGCCAAGATCAAGGAGCGGCTGGACGCCGGTGAGGAGATGCCGCGGTACCTGCGCGACCACGCCGTCTACTACGCGGGTCCGGCCAAGACCCCCGAGGGCTACGCGTCGGGCTCCTTCGGCCCGACGACCGCGGGCCGCATGGACGCCTACGTCGAGCAGTTCCAGGCGGCCGGCGGCTCCTTCGTCATGCTGGCCAAGGGCAACCGCAGCAAGCAGGTCACCGAGGCCTGCGCCCGGCACGGCGGCTTCTACCTCGGCTCGATCGGCGGACCGGCCGCCCGGCTGGCCCAGGACTGCATCAGGAAGGTGGAGGTCCTGGAGTACGAGGAGCTGGGCATGGAGGCGGTCTGGCGGATCGAGGTGGAGGACTTCCCCGCCTTCATCGTCGTCGACGACAAGGGCAACGACTTCTTCACCGACCCCGGCCCGGCCCAGCCGTTCGTCACCTCCATCCCGGTCCGCCCCGGGAGCTGA
- a CDS encoding DUF402 domain-containing protein codes for MTAETAQAGNGGADAGDGPRWRPGEHILWRYRANGGDDLHICRPMTVVRDTAELLAGWMAPGTVCVKPELADGTPVHREPLATRYTKPRRTVRSRWFGTGVLKLARPGEPWSVWLFWERGWRFKNWYVNLEEPLRRWSGGVDSEDHFLDITVRPDRSWEWRDEDEFAQAQRAGLMDEAQAERVRAAGRRAVEVVRAWGSPFRDGWEGWRPDPAWRVPRLPRDWDRKPERCEQRSADSGAAGGPRA; via the coding sequence ATGACGGCGGAGACGGCTCAGGCGGGGAACGGCGGGGCGGACGCGGGGGACGGACCCCGTTGGCGGCCCGGTGAGCACATCCTGTGGCGCTACCGGGCCAACGGCGGCGACGACCTGCACATCTGCCGTCCCATGACCGTCGTGCGCGACACCGCCGAACTGCTGGCCGGGTGGATGGCCCCGGGCACCGTCTGCGTCAAGCCGGAACTGGCGGACGGCACGCCCGTGCACCGCGAGCCGCTCGCCACCCGCTACACCAAGCCCCGCAGGACCGTGCGGTCGCGCTGGTTCGGCACCGGGGTGCTCAAGTTGGCGAGGCCCGGCGAGCCCTGGTCGGTGTGGCTGTTCTGGGAGCGCGGATGGCGGTTCAAGAACTGGTACGTCAATCTGGAGGAGCCGCTGCGTCGCTGGTCGGGCGGAGTGGACTCCGAGGACCACTTCCTGGACATCACCGTCCGCCCCGACCGCTCCTGGGAGTGGCGGGACGAGGACGAGTTCGCCCAGGCGCAGCGGGCCGGGCTGATGGACGAGGCCCAGGCCGAGCGCGTGCGGGCGGCGGGACGGCGGGCGGTGGAGGTGGTCCGCGCGTGGGGGAGCCCCTTCCGCGACGGCTGGGAGGGCTGGCGTCCGGACCCCGCCTGGCGGGTGCCCCGGCTGCCGCGCGACTGGGACCGGAAGCCGGAGCGGTGCGAGCAGAGGAGCGCGGATTCCGGGGCGGCCGGGGGACCGAGGGCCTGA
- a CDS encoding hydrogen peroxide-inducible genes activator, translated as MRAFAAVAECLHFREAAAEVGVSQPALSGAVAALEESLGVKLLERTTRRVVLSPAGERVAARAREVLDAMGELVEEAEAARAPFTGTLRLGVIPTCAPYLLPTVLRLVHDRYPTLELQVNEEQTDSLLDGLLAGRLDLLLLAVPPDAPHTEAAHGVETMPLFDEDFVLVTPRAHELAGRTDLPRETLRGLDLLLLDEGHCLRRQALEVCREAGRTDGVPAATSAAGLSTLVQLVAGGLGVTLLPRTSLHVETERNELLATASFADPAPSRRIGLAMRAGAARRQEFAILAKGLREAMRPLPVRPVE; from the coding sequence TTGAGGGCGTTCGCGGCCGTCGCCGAGTGCCTGCACTTCCGGGAGGCGGCCGCGGAGGTCGGCGTGAGCCAGCCGGCCCTCTCGGGTGCGGTCGCGGCGCTGGAGGAGTCACTCGGAGTGAAACTGTTGGAGCGTACGACGCGGAGGGTGGTGTTGTCCCCGGCGGGGGAGCGGGTGGCCGCCCGGGCCCGCGAAGTCCTGGACGCCATGGGCGAACTGGTGGAGGAGGCGGAGGCGGCACGGGCCCCCTTCACGGGCACGCTGCGGCTCGGGGTGATTCCGACCTGCGCGCCGTACCTGCTGCCGACAGTGCTGAGACTCGTTCACGATCGCTATCCGACACTGGAATTGCAGGTGAACGAGGAGCAGACCGACTCGCTCCTGGACGGTCTGCTGGCGGGGCGGCTCGATCTGCTGCTGCTGGCCGTGCCGCCGGACGCGCCGCACACCGAGGCCGCCCACGGGGTGGAGACGATGCCGCTGTTCGACGAGGACTTCGTGCTGGTCACCCCGCGCGCCCACGAGTTGGCCGGCCGGACGGACCTGCCCCGCGAGACGCTGCGCGGTCTGGACCTGCTGCTCCTGGACGAGGGGCACTGCCTGCGCCGGCAGGCCCTGGAGGTGTGTCGGGAGGCCGGACGCACCGACGGGGTGCCGGCCGCCACCAGCGCGGCGGGACTGTCCACGCTGGTCCAACTCGTCGCGGGCGGCCTGGGGGTGACGCTGTTGCCGCGCACCTCGCTGCACGTGGAGACCGAACGCAACGAGCTGTTGGCGACCGCGTCCTTCGCCGATCCGGCGCCCTCGCGACGGATCGGCCTGGCGATGCGGGCGGGGGCGGCCCGACGCCAGGAGTTCGCCATCTTGGCCAAGGGTTTGCGGGAGGCAATGCGTCCGCTTCCGGTGCGACCCGTGGAGTGA
- a CDS encoding redoxin domain-containing protein codes for MLTVGDKFPEFDLTACVDLDADKAFAQIDHKTYEGKWKIVFFWPKDFTFVCPTEIAAFGKLNDEFADRDAQILGVSGDSEFVHHAWRKDHADLRDLPFPMLADPKHELMRACGVEGEDGYAQRAVFIVDQNNEIQFTMVTAGSVGRNPKEVLRVLDALQTDELCPCNWTKGEETLDPVKLLSGE; via the coding sequence GTGCTCACTGTCGGTGACAAGTTCCCCGAGTTCGACCTGACCGCCTGCGTGGACCTCGACGCGGACAAGGCCTTCGCGCAGATCGACCACAAGACCTACGAGGGCAAGTGGAAGATCGTCTTCTTCTGGCCGAAGGACTTCACCTTCGTCTGCCCGACCGAGATCGCCGCCTTCGGCAAGCTGAACGACGAGTTCGCCGACCGCGACGCCCAGATCCTCGGTGTCTCCGGTGACTCGGAGTTCGTGCACCACGCCTGGCGCAAGGACCACGCGGACCTCCGCGACCTGCCCTTCCCGATGCTGGCCGACCCCAAGCACGAGCTGATGCGGGCCTGCGGCGTCGAGGGCGAGGACGGCTACGCCCAGCGCGCGGTCTTCATCGTGGACCAGAACAACGAGATCCAGTTCACCATGGTGACCGCCGGCTCCGTCGGCCGTAACCCCAAGGAGGTCCTGCGGGTGCTGGACGCCCTGCAGACCGACGAACTGTGCCCCTGCAACTGGACCAAGGGCGAGGAGACCCTCGACCCGGTCAAGCTGCTCTCGGGCGAGTGA
- a CDS encoding class II fumarate hydratase, with the protein MTGTNEGHTEEHRIEHDSMGEVRVPAHAKWRAQTQRAVENFPISGRRLERAHIQALARIKEAAARVNAELGALDADTARAIAEAAAEVAEGRWDDHFPVDVFQTGSGTSSNMNMNEVVATLASERLGAPVHPNDHVNASQSSNDVFPSSIHIAAVAAVTEDLIPALEHLAGALERKAEEFAEVVKSGRTHLMDATPVTLGQEFGGYAAQVRYGVERLRAALPRLAELPLGGTAVGTGVNTPPGFSAAVIAEVARTTGLPLTEARDHFEAQGARDALVETSGQLRTVAVGLTKICNDLRWMSSGPRTGLAEIRLPDLQPGSSIMPGKVNPVVPEAVLMVAAQVIGNDTTVTVAGASGNFELNVMLPVMARNLLESIRLLANSSRLLADRTIDGIEADVERAREYAESSPSVVTPLNRYIGYEEAAKVAKKALAERKTIREAVLESGHVERGLITVEQLDEALDVLRMTRP; encoded by the coding sequence ATGACCGGGACGAACGAGGGACACACCGAGGAACACCGGATCGAACACGACTCCATGGGCGAGGTGCGGGTCCCCGCGCACGCCAAGTGGCGGGCGCAGACCCAGCGGGCCGTGGAGAACTTCCCGATCTCGGGCCGGCGTCTGGAGCGCGCGCACATCCAGGCGCTGGCCCGGATCAAGGAGGCGGCCGCCAGGGTCAACGCCGAGCTGGGCGCCCTGGACGCCGACACGGCCCGGGCGATCGCCGAGGCCGCGGCCGAGGTCGCCGAGGGCCGCTGGGACGACCACTTCCCCGTGGACGTCTTCCAGACCGGCTCCGGCACCTCCTCCAACATGAACATGAACGAGGTCGTCGCCACCCTCGCGAGCGAGCGGCTGGGCGCGCCCGTGCACCCCAACGACCACGTCAACGCCAGCCAGTCCTCCAACGACGTCTTCCCCTCCTCCATCCACATCGCGGCCGTCGCCGCCGTCACCGAGGACCTGATCCCGGCACTGGAGCACCTGGCCGGGGCGCTGGAGCGCAAGGCGGAGGAGTTCGCCGAGGTGGTCAAGTCCGGCCGGACCCACCTGATGGACGCCACTCCCGTCACGCTCGGCCAGGAGTTCGGCGGTTACGCGGCGCAGGTGCGGTACGGGGTGGAGCGGTTGCGCGCCGCGCTGCCGCGGCTGGCGGAGCTGCCGCTGGGCGGCACCGCGGTGGGCACCGGCGTCAACACCCCGCCCGGCTTCTCGGCGGCGGTGATCGCCGAGGTGGCACGTACCACCGGACTGCCGCTGACCGAGGCGCGGGACCACTTCGAGGCCCAGGGCGCCCGTGACGCCCTGGTGGAGACCTCCGGCCAGCTCCGCACCGTCGCCGTCGGACTGACCAAGATCTGCAACGACCTGCGCTGGATGTCCTCCGGCCCGCGCACCGGCCTGGCCGAGATCCGGCTGCCCGACCTCCAGCCGGGCTCCTCGATCATGCCCGGCAAGGTCAACCCGGTGGTCCCCGAGGCGGTGCTGATGGTCGCCGCCCAGGTCATCGGGAACGACACGACGGTCACGGTGGCCGGCGCGTCGGGCAACTTCGAGCTGAACGTGATGCTCCCGGTGATGGCCAGGAACCTGCTGGAGTCGATCCGGCTGCTGGCGAACTCCTCCCGGCTGCTGGCCGACCGCACGATCGACGGCATCGAGGCGGACGTGGAACGCGCCCGCGAGTACGCCGAGTCCTCCCCGTCCGTGGTCACCCCGCTCAACCGGTACATCGGCTACGAGGAGGCCGCCAAGGTCGCCAAGAAGGCCCTGGCGGAGCGGAAGACGATCCGCGAGGCGGTCCTGGAGTCCGGCCACGTCGAGCGCGGCCTGATCACCGTCGAGCAGTTGGACGAGGCCCTGGACGTCCTGCGCATGACGCGCCCGTGA
- the glpX gene encoding class II fructose-bisphosphatase, whose translation MTDHHHLPSPLEVSPEAPDRNLALELVRVTEAGAMASGRWVGRGDKNGADGAAVRAMRTLVSTVSMNGVVVIGEGEKDEAPMLYNGERVGDGTGPECDVAVDPVDGTTLTAKGMGNAVSVLAVAERGSMFDPSAVFYMDKLATGPEAAEFVDITAPPAVNIRRVAKAKGGAPEDVTVVILDRPRHEDVVREVRESGARIKFISDGDVAGAIMAAREGTGVDLLLGVGGTPEGIIAACAIKCLGGVIQGRLWPKDDEERRQAIDAGHDLDRVLTTDDLVGGDNVFFVATGITDGDLLRGVRYRAETATTQSLVMRSKSGTIRQIDSTHKLSKLRAYSAVDFDRAR comes from the coding sequence ATGACCGATCACCACCACCTTCCCTCCCCCCTCGAAGTCAGCCCGGAGGCCCCCGACCGCAACCTCGCCCTCGAACTCGTCCGCGTGACCGAGGCGGGCGCCATGGCGTCGGGTCGCTGGGTCGGCCGCGGCGACAAGAACGGCGCGGACGGCGCCGCCGTCCGCGCCATGCGCACCCTGGTCTCCACCGTCTCGATGAACGGGGTCGTCGTCATCGGGGAGGGAGAGAAGGACGAGGCCCCGATGCTCTACAACGGCGAGCGGGTGGGCGACGGGACGGGCCCGGAGTGCGACGTGGCCGTGGACCCGGTGGACGGCACGACGCTGACGGCCAAGGGCATGGGCAACGCGGTGTCGGTGCTGGCCGTCGCCGAGCGCGGCTCGATGTTCGACCCGAGCGCGGTGTTCTACATGGACAAGCTGGCCACCGGTCCGGAGGCGGCGGAGTTCGTCGACATCACGGCCCCGCCGGCGGTCAACATCCGTCGGGTGGCCAAGGCCAAGGGCGGCGCCCCGGAGGACGTCACCGTCGTCATCCTCGACCGGCCCCGGCACGAGGACGTCGTGCGGGAGGTCCGCGAGTCGGGCGCCCGGATCAAGTTCATCTCCGACGGCGACGTCGCCGGAGCGATCATGGCCGCCCGCGAGGGCACCGGCGTCGACCTGCTGCTGGGCGTCGGCGGCACCCCGGAGGGCATCATCGCCGCCTGCGCCATCAAGTGCCTGGGCGGCGTGATCCAGGGCAGGCTGTGGCCCAAGGACGACGAGGAGCGGCGGCAGGCGATCGACGCGGGCCACGACCTGGACCGCGTCCTGACCACCGACGACCTGGTCGGCGGCGACAACGTGTTCTTCGTCGCGACGGGCATCACGGACGGCGACCTGCTGCGCGGTGTGCGGTACCGGGCGGAGACCGCCACCACCCAGTCGCTGGTGATGCGGTCGAAGTCCGGCACGATCCGGCAGATCGACTCCACCCACAAGCTCTCGAAGCTGCGCGCCTACAGCGCCGTCGACTTCGACCGGGCCCGCTGA